The genomic interval AATTCGTGACCTTACCACTGCTGAAATAGAACAAAAAGTAAAGTCTCTTAAAGAAGAGTTATTTAACCTTCGCTTTCAACTAGCGACAGGCCAATTAGAAAATACTGCTCGCATCCGTGAAGTTCGTAAATCGATCGCTCGTATGAAAACTGTTATCCGTGAAAGAGAGATCGCAGCTAATAATCATTAATAAGAGAGGAGGTTTACGGAATGAGTGAACGTAACCAACGTAAAGTATATACTGGACGTGTTGTTTCTGACAAAATGGATAAAACAATTACTGTTCTTGTTGAAACATACAAAACACATTCACTATACGGCAAACGAGTTAAATACTCTAAGAAATTCAAAGCACATGACGAAAACAACCAAGCGAAAATTGGTGACATCGTTAAAATAATGGAAACTCGTCCATTATCAGCTACTAAACGTTTCCGTCTAGTAGAAG from Metabacillus sediminilitoris carries:
- the rpmC gene encoding 50S ribosomal protein L29, yielding MKANEIRDLTTAEIEQKVKSLKEELFNLRFQLATGQLENTARIREVRKSIARMKTVIREREIAANNH
- the rpsQ gene encoding 30S ribosomal protein S17, producing MSERNQRKVYTGRVVSDKMDKTITVLVETYKTHSLYGKRVKYSKKFKAHDENNQAKIGDIVKIMETRPLSATKRFRLVEVVEEAIII